A region of Laspinema palackyanum D2c DNA encodes the following proteins:
- the mfd gene encoding transcription-repair coupling factor, with protein MACSSIIRTLGRSPLATELLTKLDRHHHIELNGISRFPKGLVVSAIAQKRDQSLLVVTATLEEAGRWAAQLEAMGWPTVHFYPTSEASPYELFDPEEETTWGQMQVLADLVRGENNLAIVTTERALQPHLPPVNQFKPYCLTLTAKSEWNSKTLDEQLARMGYERVALVETEGQWSRRGDIVDIFPVSAELPVRLDWFGDELENIREFDPSTQRSLDKIPQLVLTPTSFSPLIQAHLPEALRTTGTPIPDDLGLEDSAEIPSVQRFLGVAFEQPASLLDYLSPDTIVAIDEPDRCGAHGDRWAEQVEEHFRTLPSKPIPLSRVHRNFSESLATAETFDRISLSELDIPRKKDGPNISFDLDSRPVPVLPHQFAKLAELLREERDRRFNVFLISAQPSRSVSLLQEHDCPAQFIPNHRDYRAIEKLQVQHIPVALKYSGLAELEGFILSAFRIVIITDREFYGQHTLATPTYVRKRRRAASKQVDPNKLRQGDFVVHRHHGIGQFIKLEKLQNREYLVVKYSDGLLRVPVDQLESLSRFRTTGGKRPELNKLTSKSWENTRNKVRKAVKKLAVDLLNLYAKRSDQQGFAYPPDMPWQQELEDSFSYQPTPDQLKATHDVKRDMESERPMDRLVCGDVGFGKTEVAIRAIFKAITAGKQVALLAPTTILTQQHYHTIKERFAPYPIQIGLLNRFRSQAERQDIQNRLATGELDLVVGTHSVLSKSIQFRDLGLLVVDEEQRFGVNQKEKIKALKTQVDVLTLTATPIPRTLYMSLSGVREMSLIATPPPSRRPIQTHLAPYDLETARSAIRQELDRGGQVFYVVPRVEGIEEVGAALQQMVPSARVAIAHGQMNPSELEAITIAFSSGEADILVCTTIIESGLDIPRVNTILIEDAHRFGLSQLYQLRGRVGRSGIQAHAWLFYPKSGRLTDEARKRLRAIKEFAQLGSGYQLAMRDMEIRGVGNLLGAEQSGQLDAIGFDLYMEMLEEAIREIRGQEIPTVEETQIDLTLTAFIPGDYIVDLDQKMSAYRSVALATSEKELAEIEADWRDRYGPIPKPVNQLMQVMKLKQIAKPLGFSRIKPEGTQNIVLETPMEEPAWNLLAQNLPSNVQEKFVYRPGKVTVRGIGIMRAEYQLETLIDWLGRMQGALPEAAISQG; from the coding sequence ATGGCCTGTTCTTCCATCATCCGCACCTTGGGGCGATCGCCGTTAGCGACCGAACTCCTCACGAAACTCGATCGGCATCACCACATCGAACTCAACGGCATCTCCCGCTTCCCAAAAGGATTGGTCGTCTCGGCGATCGCTCAAAAACGGGACCAGAGTTTATTGGTCGTCACCGCCACCCTGGAAGAAGCAGGGCGATGGGCCGCCCAACTCGAAGCAATGGGGTGGCCTACGGTGCATTTTTACCCCACCTCCGAAGCATCTCCCTATGAACTCTTTGACCCGGAAGAAGAAACTACCTGGGGGCAAATGCAGGTCCTCGCAGATTTAGTCCGAGGAGAAAACAATCTCGCCATTGTCACCACAGAACGGGCGCTACAACCCCATTTACCCCCGGTCAATCAGTTTAAACCCTACTGCCTCACCCTCACCGCCAAAAGCGAGTGGAACTCCAAAACTCTGGATGAACAACTGGCGCGCATGGGATATGAACGTGTGGCCCTTGTGGAAACTGAGGGCCAATGGAGTCGCCGAGGGGATATTGTGGATATTTTTCCCGTTTCTGCCGAACTTCCGGTCCGCCTAGACTGGTTTGGGGACGAACTGGAGAACATCCGAGAATTTGACCCCTCCACCCAACGTTCCCTGGATAAAATTCCCCAACTGGTCCTGACTCCCACCTCCTTCAGTCCCCTGATTCAGGCCCATCTACCGGAGGCATTGAGAACCACAGGCACTCCTATCCCTGATGATTTAGGACTGGAAGACTCCGCCGAAATCCCCTCGGTGCAACGGTTTCTCGGGGTGGCCTTTGAGCAACCCGCTTCCTTGCTGGACTATTTGTCCCCGGATACTATTGTGGCGATTGATGAACCCGATCGCTGTGGTGCACATGGCGATCGCTGGGCGGAACAAGTGGAAGAACATTTCCGAACCCTCCCCTCGAAACCGATTCCCCTGTCTCGGGTGCACCGCAACTTTAGCGAATCTCTTGCCACCGCAGAAACTTTTGACCGCATTTCCCTTTCAGAACTCGACATCCCTCGTAAAAAAGACGGTCCTAATATTAGCTTTGATTTAGATAGTCGCCCAGTTCCGGTGTTGCCGCATCAGTTCGCTAAACTTGCCGAATTGTTAAGAGAAGAACGCGATCGCAGGTTTAATGTCTTTTTAATTTCCGCGCAACCGAGTCGATCGGTCTCTCTGTTGCAAGAACATGACTGTCCCGCCCAATTTATTCCGAATCATCGGGATTACCGGGCGATCGAAAAGCTGCAAGTCCAACATATTCCCGTTGCCCTGAAATATAGTGGACTCGCCGAACTTGAGGGGTTTATTTTGTCCGCTTTTAGAATCGTGATTATCACCGATCGCGAATTTTATGGACAACATACCCTCGCTACCCCCACCTACGTTCGGAAACGTCGGCGCGCCGCTTCTAAACAAGTAGACCCCAATAAACTGCGTCAAGGGGATTTTGTCGTCCATCGCCATCATGGAATCGGCCAATTTATCAAACTAGAAAAACTCCAAAACCGGGAATATTTAGTTGTTAAATATAGCGATGGACTGCTGCGAGTTCCTGTAGACCAACTGGAATCCCTCTCCCGCTTCCGGACGACTGGGGGGAAAAGACCGGAACTCAATAAACTCACCAGCAAATCCTGGGAAAATACCCGCAACAAAGTCCGCAAAGCAGTGAAGAAACTGGCGGTGGATTTGTTGAATTTATATGCCAAGCGATCGGATCAACAAGGGTTTGCTTATCCGCCGGATATGCCTTGGCAGCAAGAGTTAGAAGATTCCTTTTCCTATCAACCGACACCGGATCAGTTGAAGGCGACTCATGATGTGAAGCGGGATATGGAAAGTGAGCGCCCGATGGACCGCTTAGTCTGTGGGGATGTGGGATTTGGTAAAACCGAAGTAGCAATCCGGGCCATTTTTAAAGCGATTACCGCCGGAAAACAGGTAGCATTGTTGGCCCCGACCACAATTTTAACCCAACAACATTATCACACCATTAAAGAACGATTTGCTCCCTATCCGATTCAAATTGGATTACTCAATCGGTTCCGCAGTCAAGCAGAACGCCAAGATATTCAAAATCGCCTCGCTACGGGGGAATTGGATTTAGTCGTGGGAACTCATTCGGTTCTGAGTAAATCGATTCAGTTCCGAGATTTAGGACTGTTAGTGGTAGATGAAGAACAACGGTTTGGGGTGAATCAGAAGGAAAAAATCAAGGCATTGAAAACCCAAGTGGATGTGCTGACATTAACTGCTACGCCCATTCCTCGTACATTGTATATGTCTTTATCCGGTGTGCGAGAGATGAGTTTGATTGCCACCCCTCCGCCCTCCCGTCGCCCGATTCAGACTCACTTGGCCCCTTATGACTTAGAAACCGCGCGATCGGCCATTCGCCAAGAGTTGGACCGAGGGGGACAAGTGTTTTATGTGGTGCCTCGGGTGGAAGGCATTGAGGAAGTGGGGGCGGCATTGCAACAGATGGTTCCTAGTGCCAGAGTGGCGATCGCTCACGGTCAAATGAACCCCTCAGAATTAGAAGCAATTACGATTGCCTTTAGTTCGGGGGAAGCGGATATTTTAGTCTGTACCACCATTATCGAATCAGGATTAGATATTCCTCGGGTAAATACGATTTTAATTGAAGATGCTCACCGCTTCGGATTGTCCCAATTGTATCAATTACGGGGACGAGTGGGACGGTCTGGAATTCAAGCTCATGCTTGGTTATTTTACCCCAAAAGTGGCCGATTAACTGATGAAGCGCGCAAACGATTAAGGGCGATTAAAGAGTTTGCTCAATTAGGGTCAGGATACCAACTCGCCATGCGAGATATGGAGATACGCGGCGTGGGTAACCTATTAGGTGCAGAACAGTCCGGTCAATTGGATGCGATCGGGTTTGACCTCTATATGGAAATGTTAGAAGAGGCCATCCGAGAGATTCGCGGCCAAGAAATTCCGACGGTAGAAGAGACACAAATCGACCTCACCTTAACCGCGTTTATTCCTGGGGATTACATCGTGGATTTGGACCAAAAGATGAGTGCTTATCGGTCGGTAGCATTAGCAACCTCCGAGAAAGAACTGGCAGAAATCGAAGCGGATTGGCGCGATCGCTACGGACCGATTCCCAAACCCGTCAATCAACTCATGCAAGTCATGAAACTAAAACAAATCGCCAAACCTTTAGGATTCTCCCGAATCAAACCGGAGGGAACTCAAAACATTGTTTTAGAAACCCCAATGGAGGAACCCGCCTGGAACTTACTCGCCCAAAATCTACCCTCCAATGTACAAGAAAAGTTTGTTTATAGACCGGGCAAAGTCACCGTTCGCGGCATTGGCATCATGCGCGCCGAGTATCAATTAGAAACTTTAATTGATTGGTTAGGACGGATGCAAGGCGCGCTACCGGAAGCGGCCATTTCGCAGGGGTAA
- a CDS encoding Uma2 family endonuclease → MTISLAKWTIEDYHRMVDIGLLDDRPVELLHGEIVERSPEGEAHAYFSTEAGDYLARLLGEQALVRHAKPITLPNNSEPEPDLAIVQRLGRVYLQHHPYPDQIFWVIEYANTSLEKDANLKYHIYAEAGIPEYWLVNLKRRELIIFRTPRDGEYGSKMTFTEGEITPVAFPDISIAVSEIIV, encoded by the coding sequence ATGACCATCTCTCTGGCTAAATGGACAATTGAAGACTATCATCGCATGGTGGACATCGGATTACTCGACGATCGCCCGGTGGAACTGCTGCATGGAGAAATTGTAGAAAGGTCCCCAGAAGGAGAAGCCCACGCTTATTTTAGTACAGAAGCTGGGGATTATCTGGCCCGTTTATTGGGTGAGCAAGCCCTAGTTCGTCATGCCAAACCGATTACCCTCCCGAACAATTCAGAACCCGAACCGGATTTAGCTATTGTGCAGCGTTTGGGACGAGTTTATCTGCAACATCATCCCTATCCTGACCAAATATTTTGGGTGATTGAGTATGCCAATACCAGCCTGGAAAAAGATGCAAACCTAAAATATCACATCTATGCCGAAGCGGGAATCCCTGAATACTGGTTAGTCAATTTGAAGCGTCGTGAACTGATTATTTTTAGAACCCCTCGGGATGGGGAATATGGTTCTAAAATGACTTTTACGGAGGGGGAAATCACTCCGGTTGCATTTCCTGATATTTCCATTGCGGTTTCAGAAATTATTGTGTGA
- a CDS encoding alpha/beta hydrolase, whose protein sequence is MNPKLKHLLIGEFSVKRLVKSLLFVYVSIGIYGYFFSERMIFIPQPASYSQLPGMRMLTSANEKQIAAVYLANPQADYTILYSHGNAEDLGDVLPVLTEFQTIGFSVLSFDYQGYGISEGNPTERRAVQDIEAAYFYLTETLKIPPERIIVYGRSVGGGPALELAVRYPVGGLVVESSFTSIFRTVTRIPIYPVDKFNNIRNIQRVNCPVLVIHGTKDEVIPFWHGEALFAAAAEPKQALWVEGAGHNDLISVAGDRHSAALLGFVALLEGNEPAE, encoded by the coding sequence ATGAATCCTAAGCTGAAGCATCTTCTGATTGGCGAGTTCTCGGTCAAGCGGTTGGTTAAGTCGCTCCTGTTTGTTTATGTCTCCATTGGTATTTATGGCTACTTCTTTTCCGAACGGATGATATTTATCCCCCAACCCGCTTCCTATTCTCAACTGCCGGGGATGCGGATGTTGACTTCGGCGAATGAGAAGCAAATTGCAGCGGTTTATTTAGCAAATCCTCAAGCAGACTATACGATTCTCTATAGTCATGGCAATGCGGAGGATTTAGGAGATGTTTTGCCGGTTTTGACTGAATTCCAGACGATTGGGTTTTCGGTGTTGAGTTTTGATTATCAAGGGTATGGAATTTCTGAGGGGAATCCCACGGAACGGAGGGCGGTTCAGGATATAGAGGCGGCTTATTTTTATTTAACGGAAACCCTGAAGATTCCGCCAGAGCGGATTATTGTTTATGGGCGATCGGTGGGTGGGGGACCGGCGCTGGAGTTGGCAGTGCGCTATCCGGTGGGGGGATTGGTGGTGGAAAGTTCGTTTACTTCTATTTTTAGAACGGTGACTCGAATTCCAATTTATCCCGTGGATAAGTTTAATAATATTCGGAATATTCAACGGGTGAATTGTCCGGTGTTGGTGATTCATGGGACTAAGGATGAGGTGATTCCCTTTTGGCATGGGGAGGCATTGTTTGCGGCGGCAGCGGAACCGAAGCAGGCGCTGTGGGTGGAGGGTGCTGGACATAATGATTTAATCTCGGTGGCAGGCGATCGCCATTCTGCGGCCCTCCTGGGGTTTGTGGCGTTGCTGGAGGGGAACGAACCGGCAGAGTGA
- a CDS encoding precorrin-8X methylmutase has protein sequence MEWHGSDAQSLAIIDREIGDHIFSPAEYEIVRRVIYATADFEYKSLIRFSEQALQAGAAALAARSTIVVDVPMVQVGISPHIQNTFANPVYCSMDALTRPQKEKTRAAWGIETLAKRYPEGIFILGEAQTSLTTLVELIEAEEIRPALVIGTPAGFVGVDAAKARLNDSMIQNIRVDGRKGSAVVAVAILNGLVDLAWQAYGQEGRGMI, from the coding sequence ATGGAATGGCACGGTAGCGATGCTCAGAGTCTGGCAATTATTGACCGGGAAATCGGGGATCACATTTTCTCCCCGGCGGAGTATGAGATTGTGCGGCGCGTCATTTATGCCACCGCCGATTTTGAATATAAATCCCTGATTCGCTTTTCTGAACAAGCGCTCCAGGCGGGTGCGGCAGCGTTGGCGGCACGCTCAACGATTGTGGTGGATGTGCCGATGGTGCAAGTTGGCATTTCCCCCCACATCCAAAACACCTTTGCCAATCCGGTTTACTGTTCGATGGATGCGCTCACCCGTCCTCAAAAAGAGAAAACCCGTGCTGCCTGGGGCATCGAAACCCTCGCTAAACGCTATCCTGAAGGCATTTTCATCCTGGGTGAGGCCCAAACTTCCCTGACAACCCTAGTGGAGTTAATCGAAGCGGAGGAAATTCGTCCTGCTTTAGTGATTGGGACTCCTGCCGGGTTTGTCGGGGTGGATGCAGCAAAGGCGAGACTGAATGACTCGATGATTCAAAATATCCGGGTGGATGGACGCAAAGGGAGTGCGGTGGTTGCGGTTGCTATTTTAAATGGATTGGTAGATTTGGCATGGCAAGCGTATGGACAGGAAGGACGGGGAATGATTTGA
- a CDS encoding phosphate ABC transporter permease encodes MLIPLTRETFEQLIPGIATGAQYAYYGGKIDKILKRVLISVAGIGLLTLTANALPDNWRPFLLIIGIIFGLYWLWGPIASASRENYQCRRYKYSGFWRGEVWDVFVTEEVVGTKETVSPRGELVILENRERRLNLEVGDETGFSTRVLVPLRKEHKAIAPGDMAEMVVMSNRPDLGRIAKVSDIYLPRIDFWISDYPYLRRDLFVEISQEMEALNQPRPRRKKVRREEFR; translated from the coding sequence ATGCTAATTCCCTTAACCCGTGAAACCTTTGAACAACTCATTCCCGGCATTGCCACCGGCGCGCAATATGCCTATTATGGTGGCAAAATTGACAAAATTTTAAAGCGCGTCCTGATTTCCGTGGCGGGAATTGGACTGCTGACCCTAACCGCCAATGCACTTCCCGACAACTGGCGACCTTTTTTATTAATTATTGGCATCATCTTCGGTCTTTATTGGTTATGGGGACCCATCGCCTCCGCCTCCCGAGAAAACTACCAATGTCGGCGTTATAAATACAGTGGATTTTGGCGAGGAGAAGTTTGGGATGTCTTTGTCACCGAAGAAGTCGTCGGCACAAAAGAAACCGTCAGTCCCCGGGGAGAACTGGTGATTTTGGAAAACCGCGAACGCAGACTGAATTTAGAAGTCGGTGACGAAACTGGGTTTAGTACGCGAGTGCTGGTTCCCCTGCGGAAAGAACATAAGGCGATCGCCCCGGGAGATATGGCCGAAATGGTAGTCATGTCCAACCGTCCGGACCTCGGACGCATCGCCAAAGTCTCGGATATTTACCTCCCCCGGATTGACTTTTGGATTAGTGATTACCCCTATTTACGCCGGGATTTATTTGTAGAAATCAGCCAAGAAATGGAAGCATTAAATCAACCGCGACCCCGCAGAAAAAAAGTCCGCCGAGAAGAATTTAGGTAG